The Marivirga tractuosa DSM 4126 genome contains the following window.
AGGAGACTTTTATAGCCTATCAAAGAAGTAATGGTCATGGGCAAGATGGTCTGGATAGAAAAGTACGGCACCCACTGAAAAGGGTAATAAGCTGGAGAAGTAAAATTATGTCCGTAAAAGAAGTGCCTGTGGGAGAATTTATAGGATATGGGACAAGTTATCAAGCTACCAAGAAAATGAAGATAGCAACCGTTCCTGTTGGCTATGCTTATGGATTTGCAAGATCATTAAGTAATCAAGGAAGGGTAATTGTAAATGGAAAAAGAGTAGCTGTAATAAGTACTGTTAATATGAATTTAATGATCATAAATGTGACTGAATGCAAGAATGTCGGGAAAGGAGATGAGGTCATAATGATAGGGAGTAACGGGAAGGTTAATGTAACAGTGGCAAGTTTTGGCGAACTCAGTAATCAGTTGAATTATGAATTACTGAGTAGATTGCCTATGGATATTCCGAGGAGGGTGGTGATATGACAACAAATTTTTGAGTTTACATCAAAAGTATTCTTAAATTTAAGTTTTAATAAAGTGCAGATGAAAAAACAATTACTAGTCGCAGTCTTTTTGGTTCTATATATACCTGTTTATGCACAAATGTTCAATAATGTATCAGTAAATGCTGAATTAAGGAAAGTAAATAATAGCAGGATACAAAATTTACGTTTGACAAGTTATTTTGATGCTTCAGGTAAAATGGTGGCTATCTACGAACGCCCGGAAAATTTAGTTATTATTAATGATGAAAAAGGCAGAGTAACAATTTATGATTCAAAAAATAATACTGTTGTACAAGCCAATAATCCGTACTACAGTAGTAGAGCAAATGAATTATATTATTTTATAAACAATAAGAAAAATGATTTAGGATTATCTGAAATTGGGTTTCAATTGCAAGATAGCAAAGTAGAGGACGGATTAATTATTACAGAATGGGTACCTCCAATGGATGGGATGAAATATTTCTCATTTATCAAAATAGTTCATGAAAACGATAACCCTATCTACTTAGAGTATAGAGATCAAGATAATGAGATCATAAAAAAAGTGTACTACTATAATTATGAATATTTTAACCAGCTTGAGATTCCTACCGCTGTAACTACTATAGATTATTTGAGTGAAAATGACAGCACGGTATCCAAAACTATCTATAGTGATTTTCAATTTAATACGGATGAAAATAAAGAAAACCTGAAATATAAAGTGCCGTCTGATG
Protein-coding sequences here:
- a CDS encoding LolA family protein — encoded protein: MKKQLLVAVFLVLYIPVYAQMFNNVSVNAELRKVNNSRIQNLRLTSYFDASGKMVAIYERPENLVIINDEKGRVTIYDSKNNTVVQANNPYYSSRANELYYFINNKKNDLGLSEIGFQLQDSKVEDGLIITEWVPPMDGMKYFSFIKIVHENDNPIYLEYRDQDNEIIKKVYYYNYEYFNQLEIPTAVTTIDYLSENDSTVSKTIYSDFQFNTDENKENLKYKVPSDAEVIK